The Trichocoleus desertorum ATA4-8-CV12 genome includes a window with the following:
- a CDS encoding FkbM family methyltransferase: protein MKVIHYLNRPEYLFRPKQIYHRALLSLQKIESNPKDVLLPWGVKVRVGSNPDDKVAYSIWLQGMYDLSLTEVIWRLLTHGETALDIGANIGYVTSLMASKVGKSGKVISFEPNPKVYREFCETLDTWRHEQGWSQIELLQLALSNQSGEGLLVIPQNNSGEASLISKDDSHKLSAQGLLQMYSVPKTRLDESVKVSRIDLLKVDVEGHEFEVLEGAGEWISGKRIRDIVFEEHGQYPTKVTKYLESHGYRIFRIRKGFCKPLLTSPKQQWHHPWEPPNYLATVNPNRALQLLSTWGWRSCRTS, encoded by the coding sequence ATGAAAGTCATTCATTATCTAAATCGCCCCGAATATCTTTTTAGACCTAAACAAATCTATCATCGCGCCTTACTCTCGCTACAGAAAATAGAGAGCAATCCTAAGGATGTTTTATTGCCTTGGGGCGTGAAAGTTAGAGTAGGCTCAAATCCTGATGATAAAGTTGCTTACTCTATATGGTTGCAGGGTATGTATGACTTAAGCCTAACAGAAGTAATTTGGCGTTTATTAACGCATGGAGAGACAGCACTGGATATAGGGGCGAATATTGGATATGTTACAAGCCTGATGGCCAGCAAAGTTGGCAAGTCCGGTAAGGTTATATCTTTTGAACCTAATCCCAAAGTCTATCGGGAATTTTGCGAAACTCTCGATACTTGGCGGCACGAGCAAGGATGGAGTCAAATTGAGCTACTACAGCTTGCTCTTTCTAATCAGTCTGGAGAAGGCTTATTGGTAATCCCTCAAAACAACTCAGGAGAAGCTTCCCTTATATCGAAAGATGACTCTCACAAGCTAAGTGCCCAAGGTCTTTTGCAGATGTATTCAGTCCCTAAAACCAGATTGGATGAATCTGTAAAAGTTTCCCGAATCGATCTACTTAAAGTTGATGTTGAGGGCCATGAATTTGAAGTTTTAGAGGGTGCAGGAGAGTGGATTTCTGGCAAAAGAATTCGTGACATTGTTTTTGAAGAACACGGTCAGTATCCCACCAAAGTCACCAAGTATTTGGAATCTCATGGCTATAGAATTTTTAGAATTCGCAAAGGCTTCTGTAAGCCCTTATTAACGTCCCCGAAACAACAATGGCATCATCCCTGGGAACCACCTAATTACCTTGCGACGGTTAATCCAAATCGTGCGTTGCAGTTACTTAGCACCTGGGGATGGAGATCTTGCCGTACATCCTAG
- a CDS encoding methyltransferase domain-containing protein — MNTLQSLKTRRQIASKASRGTSSGVIYATFEQTIKELELKGDVLDFGAGTGSLTCRLKSSNLFNSITAIDLFPRPSELEEVIKWISWDLNESTNFPDQSFDVIIAAEIIEHLENPRAVVREWFRLLRPQGRLLFSTPNNESWRALLALILQGHFVAFSDTCYPAHITALLQKDIERILQEVGFKKLEFRFTDSGGIPKLPGISWQSISGNFLKGVRFSDNVLVMAQKLSQ, encoded by the coding sequence TTGAATACCTTACAGTCTCTTAAAACTCGACGACAAATTGCTTCTAAGGCAAGTAGAGGTACTAGTAGTGGTGTAATCTACGCAACTTTTGAGCAAACAATAAAAGAATTAGAGCTTAAAGGTGATGTCTTAGATTTTGGAGCTGGAACAGGCAGCTTAACTTGTAGATTGAAATCTAGCAATTTATTTAATTCAATTACCGCAATCGATCTATTCCCTCGTCCCTCCGAATTAGAGGAGGTGATTAAATGGATTAGTTGGGATCTCAATGAAAGTACAAACTTTCCTGACCAATCATTTGATGTAATTATTGCAGCAGAAATCATTGAGCATTTAGAAAACCCAAGGGCAGTAGTAAGAGAGTGGTTCCGTCTACTCCGTCCTCAGGGACGATTACTTTTCAGTACCCCCAATAATGAAAGCTGGAGAGCTTTACTAGCCCTGATTTTACAAGGTCATTTTGTTGCCTTTAGTGATACATGTTATCCAGCACATATCACTGCTCTTTTACAAAAAGATATTGAACGCATCTTGCAAGAAGTAGGTTTTAAAAAACTGGAATTTAGGTTCACAGACTCAGGAGGTATTCCTAAACTACCTGGCATCTCGTGGCAAAGTATATCAGGTAATTTCTTAAAAGGAGTTCGTTTTAGTGACAATGTACTAGTTATGGCTCAAAAGTTAAGTCAGTAA
- a CDS encoding glycosyltransferase family 1 protein: protein MKSPLSVTCIVPRIPPAVDGVGDYALHLALYLRSSFGIETHFIVTDPNWMASRQLNEFCVTRLTINSASDLFALLSKDCSSTVFLHYVGYGYAKRGCPIWLIEGLENWKAKNPGVRLVTMFHEVYASGPPWTSTFWLSPLQRNLATRLAKLSDRCITSKQLYADLLQELNPKSYSEIPVLPVFSTVGEPRQVLPLPERSPQLVVFGGRASRMRVYQDSADTLIKVCQSLGIKKILDIGPPTGLNLSFIKEVAVIERGALPAAEISHILSHSLAGFLNYSPGFLAKSTIFAAYCAHGILTINSAKKGHSADGIEAGKYYWAPDMPNAALKDLTAMQAIADNAYNWYQAHNLKAQAKVFADLCIANPELSSGDRH from the coding sequence ATGAAGAGCCCTCTATCCGTTACCTGTATTGTTCCTCGTATCCCCCCGGCAGTTGATGGTGTAGGAGATTACGCTTTGCATCTAGCTCTTTACCTACGCAGCAGTTTTGGCATAGAAACCCACTTTATTGTTACTGATCCGAATTGGATGGCAAGTAGACAGCTTAATGAATTTTGTGTTACTCGATTAACCATAAATTCAGCTAGTGATCTTTTTGCCTTGCTATCGAAAGATTGTAGTTCAACAGTTTTCCTACACTACGTTGGTTATGGTTATGCTAAGCGGGGTTGCCCTATATGGTTGATAGAAGGATTGGAAAACTGGAAAGCTAAGAATCCGGGTGTACGATTAGTCACGATGTTTCATGAGGTTTACGCTTCTGGACCTCCTTGGACTAGTACTTTCTGGCTTTCACCTCTACAAAGAAATTTAGCAACTCGACTAGCAAAACTGAGCGATCGCTGCATTACTAGCAAACAGCTCTATGCAGATTTACTCCAGGAGTTAAACCCTAAAAGCTACTCAGAAATCCCAGTTCTACCTGTTTTCTCTACAGTAGGGGAACCAAGGCAAGTTTTACCATTGCCAGAGCGATCGCCACAATTAGTAGTATTTGGTGGTCGTGCTTCTAGAATGCGAGTGTATCAAGACTCAGCCGATACCTTAATAAAAGTTTGTCAAAGCTTAGGCATTAAGAAAATCTTAGATATAGGACCACCCACAGGTTTAAATCTATCCTTTATTAAAGAAGTTGCAGTCATTGAGAGAGGTGCATTACCAGCAGCAGAAATTAGCCATATCCTGTCCCACTCTCTAGCAGGCTTTCTCAACTACTCCCCTGGCTTTCTAGCCAAATCAACTATCTTTGCAGCCTACTGTGCACATGGAATCCTCACTATAAATTCCGCCAAAAAAGGTCACTCAGCAGATGGTATAGAAGCTGGAAAATATTACTGGGCTCCTGATATGCCTAACGCTGCTCTGAAAGACTTAACAGCAATGCAAGCGATCGCAGATAACGCCTACAATTGGTATCAAGCCCACAATCTAAAGGCGCAAGCTAAAGTCTTTGCAGATCTATGCATAGCCAACCCAGAGTTGTCTTCTGGAGATAGACATTGA
- a CDS encoding glycosyltransferase, whose amino-acid sequence MGPLVTIAIPTYSRLSYLKEAVASALAQTYSNVEVLISQDPRPDGLDESINTWSEALANQNSKVRYRFNTYNLGLAGNWNALADAAEGEYLVIPGDDDRLLPNFTELMVNAINSDINLAFANHYIINSQGVRLESESYQYTQHYHRDVLLPGEVQYPEVLIWQNSIPMSASLIRTQDVQKLRFKEDLNTPEIELFIRLAQAGGRFAFVPHYVSEYRVHERSATRAGLRIEKLVSYLLTIPVHPTIEPYKEELLSSFMVNAVSQCLLQKEHYQARRLFASKYYPYAKRVRPMGWLQALCTSLPSFAGCQLYQLGYQVKHHAHLK is encoded by the coding sequence ATGGGTCCGTTAGTAACAATTGCTATTCCTACCTATAGCCGTCTCAGTTATTTAAAGGAAGCAGTAGCCTCGGCTCTCGCACAAACATACTCAAATGTTGAAGTTCTTATTAGTCAAGATCCTCGTCCTGATGGCTTAGATGAGTCTATAAACACTTGGAGTGAGGCCCTAGCCAATCAAAACTCTAAAGTTCGTTATCGATTTAATACATATAATTTAGGTTTGGCAGGCAATTGGAATGCTCTCGCTGATGCTGCTGAAGGTGAGTATTTAGTGATTCCTGGGGATGATGACCGCCTTTTGCCAAACTTTACCGAGCTTATGGTAAATGCGATAAATTCTGATATAAATCTAGCTTTCGCCAATCATTACATCATTAATAGCCAAGGAGTTCGTCTAGAATCCGAAAGCTATCAGTACACTCAGCACTATCATCGTGATGTTTTACTTCCAGGTGAGGTGCAGTACCCCGAAGTCCTAATATGGCAAAATTCTATACCAATGTCTGCTTCTCTAATCCGTACGCAAGACGTGCAAAAACTACGGTTTAAAGAGGATCTCAATACTCCTGAAATTGAGCTGTTTATTCGTTTGGCTCAGGCGGGAGGACGTTTTGCCTTTGTCCCTCATTATGTATCTGAGTACCGTGTCCACGAGCGGTCAGCTACAAGGGCTGGGTTACGGATCGAAAAGCTTGTCAGTTATTTATTAACTATTCCAGTACACCCTACGATCGAACCTTATAAGGAAGAACTACTATCCTCATTCATGGTTAATGCTGTCAGTCAGTGTTTGTTGCAGAAGGAACACTACCAAGCTAGACGACTTTTTGCAAGCAAGTATTATCCCTATGCAAAACGTGTACGTCCTATGGGGTGGCTACAGGCCCTTTGTACATCACTACCATCTTTTGCAGGTTGCCAACTATATCAGCTAGGGTATCAAGTTAAACATCATGCTCACTTGAAATGA
- a CDS encoding methyltransferase domain-containing protein — MLYEAVNYPVLKKIPKTTKHLLDLGCGSGSLGKQIKQVFDCRVVGVTYSNTEAEVASTHLDQVIVDDLNNLSLENLKQFDCIVCSHILEHLHSPHLLLSQLHGNLTVDGVLIVALPNVLYWKQRWEFLTGRFRYTDGGLMDKTHFRFFDWQTGQELLEQNGYKVIEAEADGNFPLPVIRRFLPHSISSLLDRTTVRMFPGLFGFQFIFCCRLK; from the coding sequence ATGTTATATGAAGCAGTAAATTATCCAGTTTTGAAGAAGATTCCAAAGACGACTAAACATCTTTTGGATCTTGGCTGTGGTTCTGGATCTCTCGGTAAGCAAATCAAGCAAGTTTTTGATTGTAGAGTTGTAGGAGTCACCTACTCGAACACGGAAGCAGAAGTAGCTTCTACTCATTTAGATCAGGTAATAGTAGATGACTTAAACAACCTCTCCTTAGAAAATCTAAAACAATTCGATTGTATTGTTTGTAGTCATATTTTAGAACACCTTCATTCCCCTCACTTATTGTTAAGTCAATTGCATGGTAATTTGACTGTCGATGGAGTTTTGATTGTTGCTTTGCCAAATGTTTTGTATTGGAAGCAGCGTTGGGAATTTTTGACAGGTAGATTCAGATATACCGATGGAGGCCTAATGGATAAAACCCATTTTCGTTTTTTTGATTGGCAAACAGGTCAAGAGCTTTTGGAGCAAAATGGTTACAAAGTTATTGAAGCTGAAGCTGATGGTAATTTCCCTTTGCCAGTAATCCGTAGATTTTTACCTCACTCAATCAGCTCTTTACTTGACCGAACTACTGTCCGCATGTTTCCAGGATTATTTGGTTTTCAGTTTATTTTTTGCTGTCGTCTAAAATAA
- a CDS encoding glycosyltransferase, translated as MSDSILFSVIVPTYHRNNLLAKCLDCLAPEVQILPANQYEVIVTDDGSTTTAEQMILEGYHWVRWVMGPRKGPAANRNNGARYAQGSWLVFTDDDCLPNSGWLSSFAAAIVPDTYVYEGRTICEAGIHSPLEHAPINLTGGYLWSCNMMVQTKLFQELNGFDENFPHPHMEDVDLRDRIQLAGYMFNFIENAVVEHPVKKFLLNNKIGKLHECEIYYWHRKRKQKFRKSLFLFQLIKVRVRTILRFSLSWDSVIAVASLMLEILYVLRKLSYWYQKYPLETKLE; from the coding sequence ATGAGCGACAGCATACTTTTTTCTGTCATTGTTCCTACTTACCATCGCAACAATCTTCTAGCGAAATGCCTAGATTGTCTTGCTCCTGAAGTTCAAATTCTGCCAGCCAATCAATACGAAGTGATTGTTACAGATGATGGCTCTACAACAACAGCAGAGCAGATGATTTTAGAGGGCTATCACTGGGTAAGGTGGGTGATGGGTCCTCGCAAGGGTCCAGCGGCAAATCGAAATAATGGTGCTAGATACGCCCAAGGTAGCTGGCTTGTCTTTACAGATGATGATTGTTTACCCAATTCAGGATGGCTCTCAAGTTTTGCAGCCGCGATCGTTCCAGATACTTATGTTTATGAAGGTAGAACTATATGTGAGGCTGGCATACACTCGCCTTTAGAGCATGCACCTATTAATCTTACAGGTGGCTATCTTTGGTCATGTAATATGATGGTCCAAACAAAATTGTTTCAAGAGTTGAATGGTTTTGACGAAAATTTTCCTCATCCTCACATGGAGGATGTTGATTTAAGAGATAGAATTCAGCTTGCTGGCTATATGTTCAATTTTATTGAGAATGCTGTGGTTGAACATCCAGTCAAGAAATTTTTGTTGAATAATAAAATTGGAAAGCTACATGAATGTGAAATCTATTATTGGCATCGAAAGAGAAAGCAAAAATTCAGAAAGAGCCTTTTTCTGTTTCAGCTTATTAAAGTACGTGTAAGAACAATTCTTCGCTTTTCTTTGTCTTGGGACTCTGTGATAGCGGTTGCTTCCTTGATGCTTGAGATACTTTATGTCTTACGAAAATTAAGTTACTGGTATCAAAAGTATCCCCTTGAAACTAAATTAGAGTAA